In one Planctomycetota bacterium genomic region, the following are encoded:
- a CDS encoding CusA/CzcA family heavy metal efflux RND transporter: MIERILGFSLHHRYLVALLSAAVAVFGLYSLKALPIDAVPDITNVQVQINTVAPALSPMEIEKQVTFAVETALAGIPGLESTRSISRNGFSQVTAVFHDDVDIYFARAQVNERLAEAKESLPTGTDPRMGAISTGLGEIYMWTVRYAHPKGEGAAVKDGEAGWQSDGSYLTPEGQKLKGDMELASYLRTVQDWIIRPQLKSVAGVAGVDAIGGYKREYHVQPYPEKLVALGLSFKDIVEALEKNNQSVGAGYIEKAGDSYVVRADGRISTAEEIGDIVVTTRRGVPVYLRDIAQVGIGKELRTGSASENGQEVVVGTSLMLIGANSRTVSEAVDTKLKEIVKSLPPDIEAKTVLNRTNLVNRTIGTVEKNLTEGALLVIAVLFLVLGNIRAAMITALVIPISMLMTFIGMIKLGISGNLMSLGALDFGLIVDGAIIITENCLHRLAHAQKHCSRVLNLKERLHEVMLAGKEIIKPIVFGQAIIIMVYVPMLTFTGIEGKMFEPMAITVILALVASFVLSITFVPAMIAIFVTGKVKEGEGRMVEKAKEYYLPWLERTIARPGKTAGIATALVLLAIVTFNFLGREFIPTLDEKDMAMQALRIPSTSLTQSQTMQFEVEKAVSGFKEVAFVFSKTGSAEMASDPMPPNATDTFIILKDQKEWPDPKLPKSELIKRVEEAVRKVPGNNYEFTQPIQMRFNELIAGVRGDVAVKIYGDDFGAMGKTGGQIMQQLQAIPGAADVKEEQASGLPFLEINLDRPAIARYGLNVSDVLDVVAIAVGGRESGLVFQGDRRFDILVRLPDNLRGDIAVIENLPILLPEETENSDENANLPHSRPRYLPLREVAKLEMVEGPNQISRENGKRRMVVQANVRGRDIGSFVADAQAAVDAKVKLPAGYWLEWGGQFKNLKEASDRLMIVVPTCFFFIFLLLFAALNSVKQALLVFSGIPLAVVGGVFTLLLINMPFSISAGVGFIALSGISVLNGLVMINSINQLVQEGLPKEEAVRQGTLNRLRAMIMATVVPSLGYVPMALSNGAGAEVQKPLAVVVIGGLIAATILTLLVLPALYNRFNLAQELTEKEEL, translated from the coding sequence ATGATCGAGCGCATTTTAGGCTTTTCCCTCCATCACCGTTACCTGGTCGCATTGCTCAGCGCAGCGGTTGCCGTGTTTGGTCTGTATTCGCTCAAAGCTCTGCCGATCGACGCCGTGCCGGATATCACCAACGTACAGGTGCAGATCAATACGGTCGCACCCGCGCTTTCTCCGATGGAAATCGAAAAGCAGGTTACTTTCGCAGTGGAAACGGCGCTGGCTGGCATTCCAGGCTTGGAGAGCACCCGCTCGATCTCGCGCAACGGGTTCAGCCAGGTGACGGCGGTTTTTCATGATGACGTCGATATTTATTTTGCTCGCGCGCAGGTAAATGAACGCTTGGCCGAAGCGAAGGAATCGCTACCGACCGGCACCGACCCGCGCATGGGAGCAATCTCGACAGGCTTGGGTGAAATTTATATGTGGACGGTGCGCTATGCGCATCCAAAAGGCGAAGGCGCGGCGGTAAAGGACGGCGAAGCGGGTTGGCAAAGCGACGGCAGTTATTTAACACCAGAAGGACAGAAGCTCAAAGGGGATATGGAATTAGCATCCTACCTGCGCACGGTGCAGGACTGGATTATCCGCCCGCAGCTTAAAAGCGTAGCGGGCGTGGCCGGCGTCGATGCCATCGGCGGCTATAAGCGCGAGTACCATGTGCAGCCATACCCGGAAAAGCTGGTGGCGCTAGGACTTAGTTTTAAGGACATCGTAGAGGCCCTTGAAAAGAACAATCAAAGCGTCGGCGCTGGCTATATCGAAAAAGCCGGTGACTCTTATGTGGTGCGCGCCGATGGACGTATCAGCACGGCGGAGGAAATTGGCGATATCGTCGTCACCACGCGCCGAGGCGTGCCGGTCTATTTGCGCGACATTGCCCAGGTCGGAATTGGCAAGGAACTCCGCACGGGCTCCGCATCGGAGAACGGTCAGGAGGTCGTGGTTGGCACATCGCTGATGCTGATCGGCGCGAACAGTCGCACCGTATCGGAAGCGGTGGACACGAAGCTGAAAGAAATCGTCAAATCCCTGCCGCCGGATATCGAAGCCAAGACAGTATTGAACCGCACCAACCTGGTGAACCGGACCATCGGCACGGTGGAGAAAAATCTGACCGAAGGCGCGCTACTGGTCATCGCTGTGCTGTTCCTTGTGCTTGGCAACATCCGCGCCGCCATGATTACGGCGCTGGTCATCCCGATTTCAATGCTGATGACTTTTATCGGAATGATTAAGCTAGGTATTTCCGGCAATCTGATGAGCTTGGGCGCGCTCGACTTCGGCCTGATCGTGGACGGCGCGATCATCATCACAGAAAACTGCCTGCACCGACTGGCACATGCGCAGAAACATTGCAGCCGCGTACTGAATCTGAAAGAACGCCTGCACGAGGTAATGCTGGCGGGCAAGGAAATCATTAAGCCCATCGTGTTCGGCCAAGCCATCATCATCATGGTGTATGTGCCGATGCTCACCTTCACTGGCATCGAAGGCAAGATGTTCGAGCCGATGGCGATCACCGTCATTCTGGCGCTGGTTGCCTCCTTCGTGCTTTCTATCACGTTCGTACCGGCAATGATTGCCATCTTCGTCACTGGCAAGGTGAAGGAAGGCGAAGGCCGTATGGTGGAAAAAGCCAAGGAGTATTATCTGCCTTGGCTGGAACGTACAATCGCGCGCCCCGGCAAAACCGCTGGCATCGCTACCGCGCTGGTGCTGCTGGCGATCGTCACTTTCAACTTCCTCGGCCGCGAGTTCATTCCGACGCTCGACGAGAAGGATATGGCGATGCAGGCGCTGCGTATCCCTTCCACCTCACTCACGCAATCGCAGACAATGCAGTTTGAAGTGGAAAAAGCGGTCAGCGGTTTCAAGGAAGTGGCGTTCGTTTTCAGCAAAACCGGCTCGGCGGAAATGGCATCCGACCCGATGCCGCCAAACGCCACGGATACCTTCATTATCCTGAAAGACCAGAAAGAATGGCCTGACCCGAAACTGCCGAAATCCGAACTGATTAAGCGGGTGGAGGAAGCCGTGCGCAAGGTGCCGGGCAACAATTATGAATTTACCCAGCCGATTCAGATGCGCTTCAACGAGCTGATCGCCGGCGTGCGCGGCGACGTGGCGGTGAAGATCTATGGCGACGATTTCGGCGCGATGGGGAAAACCGGCGGGCAGATCATGCAGCAGCTCCAGGCCATTCCCGGCGCGGCGGACGTCAAGGAGGAGCAAGCCAGCGGCCTGCCGTTCTTGGAAATCAATCTGGATAGGCCAGCGATTGCGCGCTACGGCCTCAATGTCAGCGATGTGCTCGATGTGGTGGCGATCGCCGTGGGCGGGCGAGAATCCGGACTCGTGTTCCAGGGTGACAGGCGCTTCGATATTCTGGTGCGGCTGCCAGATAACCTCCGCGGTGATATAGCGGTGATTGAAAACCTGCCGATTCTGCTGCCGGAGGAAACTGAAAACTCCGACGAAAACGCCAATCTGCCGCACAGCCGCCCGCGCTATCTCCCCTTACGCGAAGTGGCGAAGCTGGAAATGGTGGAAGGTCCGAACCAGATCAGCCGCGAGAACGGCAAGCGCCGTATGGTAGTGCAGGCCAACGTGCGCGGGCGCGACATCGGCTCATTCGTCGCTGATGCTCAGGCGGCGGTGGATGCCAAGGTGAAGCTCCCAGCCGGATACTGGCTGGAATGGGGCGGGCAGTTTAAGAATTTGAAGGAAGCCAGCGACCGCCTGATGATCGTGGTGCCTACCTGCTTCTTCTTCATTTTCCTGCTGCTCTTTGCCGCGCTCAATTCCGTGAAGCAGGCGCTGCTGGTGTTCTCCGGCATTCCGCTGGCGGTGGTGGGCGGCGTGTTCACGCTGCTGTTGATCAACATGCCGTTTTCGATTTCGGCGGGCGTGGGCTTTATCGCGCTGTCCGGTATCTCGGTGCTTAACGGCTTGGTGATGATCAACAGCATCAACCAGCTCGTGCAGGAAGGCCTGCCGAAAGAGGAAGCCGTGCGCCAAGGCACATTAAACCGCTTGCGCGCCATGATTATGGCAACGGTGGTGCCGTCGCTCGGTTATGTGCCGATGGCACTTTCCAACGGCGCGGGCGCAGAAGTGCAGAAGCCGCTGGCCGTCGTGGTGATCGGCGGGCTCATCGCAGCAACCATCTTGACGCTCCTGGTGCTTCCCGCTCTCTACAACCGCTTTAATCTAGCCCAAGAATTGACCGAGAAGGAGGAACTATGA
- a CDS encoding efflux RND transporter periplasmic adaptor subunit: MIRAIIILARRSQPCLRSRCTTVFVLLSVGKSPFTFGESMSATVMAPPRPVGGLPQAEAQTVPRPRRRWWMAALNTVPNLVVFSILGGVMYLGHHTGWKLPKMSSLMGTAPVAADDWCAEHLVPETACIECRTDLLPKDKPQGFCREHGVAECVIHHPDLAQVKGDPQLPKYDTVRAISLVARPENNSRNTMHSRRVQFSSAESVTKAGIDVDVVQERPILDAITANGELMFDPTRVGHLSARVPGSVAAVFKMIGDEVAADDVLALIDANQVGQAKSQFLQAVVQHKLRKTTVERLKPIATNGALPQKSLIEAEAALQESEVALIAARQALANLGFDLPEDIEDRDARLLADDLRFLGVPKNALTSIPEGTKTANLIPVRARYKGVLIASQVVAGEVVDTSKSLFTVSDPHRMWLILNVRQEDAKYVRRGQSVRFRADNGDQLVVGTVSWISPAVDEQTRTMQVRVAVANEDGALQDKTFGTGRIILREEPNAIVVPRDAVQSTPDASFVFVRDKNYFDEKSPKFFHVRQVRIGARDDQYVELLAGVLPGEVIASKGSNVLLAQLLRSNLGAGCGCHEH; this comes from the coding sequence ATGATCCGCGCGATCATCATCCTCGCTCGACGTTCTCAGCCGTGTCTTCGATCACGCTGCACGACCGTTTTCGTGCTGCTGTCGGTCGGGAAATCACCCTTCACTTTCGGAGAGAGTATGTCTGCAACCGTTATGGCCCCGCCGCGCCCTGTGGGCGGTCTGCCACAGGCCGAAGCCCAAACCGTGCCAAGGCCACGCCGTCGCTGGTGGATGGCGGCTTTGAATACCGTGCCTAACCTCGTGGTGTTTTCTATCCTGGGCGGTGTGATGTACCTCGGGCATCACACCGGCTGGAAGCTGCCGAAAATGTCTTCCCTCATGGGAACCGCGCCGGTCGCAGCCGACGACTGGTGTGCCGAACATCTCGTCCCGGAAACTGCGTGCATCGAGTGCCGTACCGATCTGCTTCCGAAAGACAAGCCGCAAGGCTTTTGCCGGGAGCACGGTGTCGCTGAGTGCGTAATCCATCACCCGGATCTCGCGCAGGTGAAGGGTGATCCGCAGCTTCCCAAGTACGACACAGTGAGAGCGATCTCACTCGTTGCCCGACCTGAAAATAACAGCCGCAACACGATGCACTCCCGCCGAGTACAGTTTTCGTCCGCCGAGAGCGTCACCAAGGCGGGGATCGACGTGGACGTGGTGCAAGAACGTCCGATTCTCGATGCAATCACCGCCAACGGCGAACTGATGTTTGATCCAACCCGCGTAGGACATCTTTCAGCGAGAGTTCCCGGCAGTGTCGCGGCAGTCTTCAAAATGATCGGCGACGAAGTGGCTGCGGACGACGTGCTGGCGCTGATTGACGCCAACCAGGTCGGACAAGCGAAGTCACAGTTTCTGCAAGCCGTGGTGCAGCATAAGCTGCGAAAGACCACCGTAGAACGCCTCAAACCGATTGCGACGAATGGTGCGCTCCCTCAAAAGTCGTTGATCGAAGCTGAAGCCGCCCTCCAGGAATCCGAAGTCGCTCTTATCGCCGCTCGCCAGGCTCTTGCGAACCTTGGCTTCGACCTGCCCGAAGATATAGAAGATCGCGACGCGCGTTTACTCGCCGATGATTTGCGATTTCTCGGCGTACCCAAGAATGCACTCACGTCGATTCCAGAGGGAACAAAAACCGCCAACCTGATCCCCGTTCGCGCCCGCTACAAAGGAGTGCTGATCGCATCGCAGGTCGTCGCAGGAGAAGTCGTCGATACCTCGAAGTCCCTGTTCACCGTCAGCGATCCTCACCGGATGTGGCTCATCCTGAATGTTCGCCAGGAGGACGCCAAGTACGTTCGGCGCGGCCAATCAGTCCGGTTTCGCGCCGACAACGGCGACCAGTTGGTAGTGGGCACAGTGTCGTGGATCAGCCCAGCCGTTGACGAACAAACCCGCACCATGCAGGTCAGAGTCGCCGTCGCAAACGAAGATGGCGCACTCCAGGACAAGACGTTTGGCACCGGCCGGATCATCCTCCGCGAAGAACCTAACGCCATCGTCGTGCCTCGTGATGCCGTGCAATCGACGCCCGACGCATCATTCGTCTTCGTGCGCGACAAGAACTACTTCGACGAAAAGTCGCCGAAGTTCTTTCATGTGCGGCAGGTTCGCATCGGTGCACGCGATGATCAGTATGTCGAACTCCTCGCTGGCGTCTTGCCGGGGGAAGTCATTGCATCCAAGGGAAGTAACGTCCTGCTTGCTCAGCTACTTCGCAGCAATCTCGGTGCGGGTTGCGGCTGCCACGAACATTAA